A single region of the Corallococcus macrosporus genome encodes:
- a CDS encoding TetR/AcrR family transcriptional regulator C-terminal domain-containing protein codes for MRIQREQVVAAAWTLLDEHGLEGLTMRVLAKALSIQAPSLYWHFPGKQALLDAMADTLVQDVARTLTADSPWEPVVRTVAQELRRAFLAHRDGARVYAGTLVVSEHTLRVSDTVIGALTRAGLDSRAAGWAAFTVLDYVLGFTIEEQGFTAQDAEAREREGALRQLASARYPHAAGAVDAILDRDFERRFAFGLDLLVAGIRARLSTP; via the coding sequence ATGCGAATCCAGCGGGAGCAGGTGGTGGCGGCGGCGTGGACGCTGCTGGACGAGCACGGCCTGGAGGGCCTCACGATGCGCGTGCTGGCGAAGGCGCTCTCCATCCAGGCGCCGTCGCTGTACTGGCACTTCCCGGGCAAGCAGGCCCTGCTGGACGCGATGGCGGACACGCTGGTGCAGGACGTGGCGAGGACGCTGACGGCGGACTCGCCGTGGGAGCCGGTGGTGCGCACCGTGGCGCAGGAGCTGCGGCGCGCGTTCCTGGCTCACCGGGACGGCGCCCGCGTCTACGCCGGCACCCTCGTGGTGTCCGAGCACACGCTGCGCGTCTCCGACACCGTCATTGGCGCGCTGACGCGAGCGGGGCTCGACTCGCGGGCAGCGGGCTGGGCGGCGTTCACGGTGCTCGACTACGTGCTGGGCTTCACCATCGAGGAGCAGGGCTTCACCGCGCAGGACGCCGAAGCGCGGGAGCGGGAAGGGGCACTGCGCCAGCTCGCCTCTGCGCGCTATCCCCACGCGGCCGGCGCGGTGGACGCCATCCTGGACCGCGACTTCGAGCGGCGCTTCGCCTTCGGGTTGGACCTGTTGGTCGCGGGCATCCGCGCGCGGCTGTCCACGCCCTAG